DNA sequence from the Peromyscus eremicus chromosome 7, PerEre_H2_v1, whole genome shotgun sequence genome:
GTGATTTCTGGAATCGGCCACAATGATTCGCCCTTCCTGGTCCACGGCTACACCCTGTGGTCGGAGAAACTGTCCATTGTTGCTGCCCTCTGAGCCCAAGAAGCGTGCTGACTGACAATCAGGGTGAATGACCAGAAGCCGGTGGTTGTTGAAATCGGTGACTACCAGGTGACCCTCGTGGTTAAAAGCCACACCCCGTGGAGAGTCAAAATGCTTCCAGAGAGACCCCTCGAAGCCATACTTATTCAGGAAGACCCCATCAGGCCCAAACAGCTGTATGCGGTGGTTCCGGGTGTCTGAAACCAGGATCTTGCCCTCAGAATTCACTGCTACATCCCAAGGGTAGTTAAACTGCCCATTCTTGGTTCCTTTCTCACCAAACTTGAGGAGGAACTGGCCCTCAAAGGTGAAGATCTGAATGCGATGATTGTCTTTGTCGGCCACTACGATCCTGCGGGAGGCATCGCAGGCCACCCCAGCTGGTCGGTCAAACTGCCCAGGCCGGGAACCTAGGGTGCCAAATTTGTGGTGGAAGGAGCCGCAGGGCTTGAACACCTGGATGCGGTTATTGCTGCGGTCGGCCACGATGATGTAGCCCTCCTTATCCACACTCACGCCCCAGGGCCTGCAGAGCTTGCCTTCACTGTCCCCTTCGCTGCCGAAGCTCAGCCCGGGGAGCCCGATGCCCACATAGCTGCGGCCCGATTTGACCACTACCTTGAAGGGGCTGTTCTCGATATGCTGGTTGCACAGGGTCACCGACACCAGGTGCTCACCCTCAAGTTGGGGCCTGTAGCTCACCACGTAAGTCCCATTCTGCTGATCACTCACTTCTGCACCAAACAGGTTGCCATCGGGGCCCAGGACCACAGCTGACATCAGGTCGCCTCCAGAGAGGCGAGGCTCGCCATCATGATCATAGCCCATCACGGTGAAGGAGGCCACTTTGCCCTGAAGGGCTCGCTTAATGCCATCTCCTGTGGCCTTCGTGAGCGGGGCAAACGCTCCGCTGCTGACAAAGCCAAAAGACTTGAGGGCCAGGTACAAGGCCTGGTCAGGGGGTGTGAACATAACTCGGTCATCCTCCTGCGGCTGCAGGAGGCTCCGGATGGCCTTGAGCTCTTGCACTTGGGCCAGCATCCGGTCTCGGGCCAGCAGGATGTCCAGGGCCCGGCCCTCTTCCAGGACCTGCTGGACGGCACTGACGGTGCTATCTAGCTTGTTGAGGTTTTGACGAAGCTTCTCCACCTGCAGGTACAGAGATTTAGCCTTCACCTGCCGTATCTTCTCCACCTGGAGACGGGAGAAGAAACAGGACAGACTTAGAACCAAGCACAGACAGAGTGTGGGCACAAAAGGCTAAAAACTACTGGAAACAGATTTTATCTGACCAACAAAACAGAACTatgtcctcctttctctttccttttgcaCGCAATTCTCAACGGTTCCTAGTTCTAAGCAAGTTGCCCCCCACCACTGGAAGTAACTCATTCCACAGGTCTGCCTGGCCACCGAGACTTTCCAGTGCTCTCCGGGCTGAGAGCTATGAAAGGCCAATGCCAACTTTTCTGAGGTCTagatttaaagataaataaatgttgttttaatgatgtgtgtctgtgcatgtgagtgcagatgcccacagaggccagaggtgctgCATTCCCTGGGCGTCATCGGTGGTGGtggactcactctgtaaaccaggatggACCTGAACTCCTAGAAATCCGACTGCTTTGTGTTCCTCCAGTGCAGGTACtgaaaggcatgtgctgctaTCACGCATGGCTTGACTGCTCTTAACTGTCAATCTGATAAAACTAGGATCACTTGAGAAGAGTCTCCATGGGACTGCCTAGATCACGGTAGCCTAGCTTTATGGTGAGGGATCTTTCTGAATTGGATAAAGagaaggaagacccaccctaaaagCTAGCTGAGCACTACCACACACATGTATCTCTCTGCTCTGGAATGTGTGTGCCATGTGACTGGACGCTTCAAGTCATACTGCTTTTACTTCCCCGCGACAACAGACTATATAACACAGAATAAACTCTTTTGTCGGGGTATTTTATTGTaccaacagaaatgaaaataagaaaaaacaagcaaatgaaaaagaTGGATGAGATGGAGGTGTTTATCAAACAGCAAGTTTATTTAGGAACAGGgattctgccaggcagtggtggcacacacctttaatcacagcactcaggaggcagagcctgtgagttcaaggccagcctggtctacagagcgagatccaggacagtcaccaaactacacagagaaaccaactgtgtcttgaaaaaacaaaaacaaacaaaaaaggaaaagaacagggaTTCTAGGCAAGTAGAAATTGTCTAATAGTACATAGGAGGAGATGGCATCTTCCAGTGCCTCCAAAAAAAACGAACCCCTgtagggctgggcatggtgacacccaccttcagtcccagcacccgggaggcagaagaaggtgcaTCTGAGtcaacagtgagttccaggacaataaGGGGGCTGTAGAGAGAGCCCcaactcaaaagaaaagaactacaGAGAGCTGGTAAGGAAGGCAAACCACCAAAAACGGCCCCTAGAAAGGGGAGGCTTGCTAAAGCAGCTCTGACGTTCTGACAGAACATTTCAGGGTGTGACAGCAAtgtgacaggggctggagagatgactcattgtCAGGACCACGTACTCTTGTGGTACCCCAGTTCAGTCCACATGGCATCCCTATCAAGAGGCCTCCAactacctgtaacaccagctccagaagattcctcctccttctcctcctctggcctctgcgcacctgcacacatgtgcaaagcCACACTCAACATCCATACATAAACCCAAGGTTAAAAACAagtaagggctggagagctggctcagcagtcaggagtGCAACGTGGAATGCTTTGCcaaggaccagagttcggttcccagcacccagctcagGTTGCTCACCAGAAACTCCATCTCTAGGGGGATCCTgtgcctccacaggcacccacactcacatacatacctaacacaatttttaaaaagaaaagtcttaaactaattttaaggatttttttttgggggggggggacttaaaT
Encoded proteins:
- the Trim71 gene encoding E3 ubiquitin-protein ligase TRIM71, whose protein sequence is MASFPETDFQICLLCKEMCGSPAPLSSSSSASSSSSQTSTSSAGGGGPGAAARRLHVLPCLHAFCRPCLEAHRLPAPGGAGPTEALKLRCPVCDQKVVLAEAAGMDALPSSAFLLSNLLDAVVATADEPPPKNGRAGGGPGGAGGHSNHRHHAHHPPQRAAAPAPQPPPGPAASPAALLLRRQHGCSSCDEGNAASSRCLDCQEHLCDNCVRAHQRVRLTKDHYIERGPPGPAAASAAQQLGLGPPFAGAPFSILSMYPDRLGFCQHHDEEVLHLYCDTCSVPICRECTLGRHGGHSFAYLQDALQDSRALTIQLLADAQQGRQAIQLSIEQAQTVAEQVEMKAKVVQSEVKAVTARHKKALEERECELLWKVEKIRQVKAKSLYLQVEKLRQNLNKLDSTVSAVQQVLEEGRALDILLARDRMLAQVQELKAIRSLLQPQEDDRVMFTPPDQALYLALKSFGFVSSGAFAPLTKATGDGIKRALQGKVASFTVMGYDHDGEPRLSGGDLMSAVVLGPDGNLFGAEVSDQQNGTYVVSYRPQLEGEHLVSVTLCNQHIENSPFKVVVKSGRSYVGIGLPGLSFGSEGDSEGKLCRPWGVSVDKEGYIIVADRSNNRIQVFKPCGSFHHKFGTLGSRPGQFDRPAGVACDASRRIVVADKDNHRIQIFTFEGQFLLKFGEKGTKNGQFNYPWDVAVNSEGKILVSDTRNHRIQLFGPDGVFLNKYGFEGSLWKHFDSPRGVAFNHEGHLVVTDFNNHRLLVIHPDCQSARFLGSEGSNNGQFLRPQGVAVDQEGRIIVADSRNHRVQVFEGNGSFLCKFGAQGSGFGQMDRPSGIAVTPDGLIVVVDFGNNRILIF